The genomic DNA ATCGTTGGGATTATCACACACCAATCGAGGAAACAATGGCTGCATTACATCAGGTTGTTCAATCTGGTAAAGCACGCTATATTGGTGCTTCCGCAATGTACGCTTGGCAATTTGAAAAGGCCCAAGCAATTGCTAAAGCCAATGGTTGGACTGAATTCGTTTCAATGCAAAACCACCTAAATCTTCTGTATCGTGAAGAGGAGCGTGAAATGTTACCACTGTGTGCTGATCAAAATATTGCTGTAACACCATACTCCCCCCTCGCATCCGGGCGGCTGGCACACCAGCCTAACCAGACAACTCAACGGTCACAAACGGATACCGTCCAAGTCTCAAAGTATGGTGCTACCGAATCTGAGGATCAGGCCATCATCGATGCAGTTGGACAGGTCGCTCGCAAGCATGGCGTCAATCGTTCACAAATTGCCCTCGCTTGGTTATTACAAAAACCAGAGGTAACTGCTCCAATCATCGGTGCCACCAAGGTTGCACATTTGACGAGTGCCATCGATGCGTTAAAGGTTAAATTAGACGCCAGTGACATTCAAGCCTTAGAGGCCCCATACTTACCACATCCCGTCGTCGGCGCTTACGCACCGGGAACTACTGACTATCAACGGTAATAACACCATGTATTTAGTCCAATTAAAGGTTTCATAGTAGGACTCCTGCTTGCCAAATCAATTGGGACGACAGCAATCTTAAAAGACAAGTACGTACAATATGGTCTTTGCTGACTACTTAATCAGTTTAAAATTAGGCGACAAAAAAGGCACAATCAAAAATCAAATGATTTTTGATTGCGCCTTTAAATTATCTACGCTCAACCGAACTTAATTCGTCTTTTCAATCAATTTCATTGCCGCATCGTAAGCCCGGTCATTATCACTGATCTTGTTAGCTAATTCAGTCTCGATCTTGGCCAACGTCTGTTTATCAACCTTGCCATTGACCGTTAACTTGGCATGCTTTTGATACTGCTTGACCGCACTGGTGGTTGAATCACCAAAGTAGCCATTAACGGTTCCTTTAAAGTAGCCTAAGGCTTGCAAATACTTCTGGAACGTCTTGACATTGCTATTGACCTTGTCAGCTTGTAAGTCACTGACCTTGCTAATAACCGTCAAGCTTGCATAACTCGGTTCATCAGCTTTAACATCAGGTGTTAAGCCCTTCTTGTTGATCCAAGTGCCATTTGGTGTCAGCCACTTTGCGACCGTGATCTTCATCTCAGTCTTATCATTAAAAGTCGTCACCGTTTGAACGGTCCCCTTACCATATGACTGTGACCCGACCAGTTTAACACCTGCCGATTGATGCAAGGCTGCGGAGAAGATTTCAGCTGCCGAAGCACTCCCACCATCAATTAAGACGGTCGTTGTCTTCGTTTCTTTAAAGCCACCATCATACTTCTTGGATGCGGTGTACTTTTCGGTCGAACCATCGCGTGCTTGGACCTGCATGATCGTTTTACCGTTCTTCAAGAAGATCGAGGCCATCTTTAAAGCAGCTGTCATCAGGCCACCAGGGTTGCCACGCATATCGATGACTAACTTCTTGGCGCCCTTCTTATCGAGTGCCTTCAACGCCGTCTTAAACTCCTTAGCGGTATTCGTTGAAAAAGTCGATACCGTAATATAACCAATCTTCTTATCGCCACCGACCAATTTGTAATCAACGGTCGTCACTGGAATCTTCGCGCGCTTCAAACTAACGCTAAAGGTTTGACCACTGCGTTCGATCGTCAACTTGACCGTCGTACCGACCTTACCACGCATCATGTTAACCGTCTGTGTCAAGGTCTTACCGGCCACTGACTTACCATTGACCGTCTTAATGATATCCTTCGGTTTCAAACCAGCTTTCTTAGCTGGCGTACCAGCAATTGGTGAAATTATTTGAACATAATTGCCAGACTTTTGAACCTGAGCACCAATTCCAGAAAATGAACTGTCGATCGTGTCATTCAGACTTTCCGTCTCACTCTTGTCCATGTACTCGGAAAATTTATCACCTAACGAATTGACCATGCCGTTAATGGCACCGTTGGCCAACTTATTCGCATTGACCGGTTTGTAGTAATTCTCATTGATCGTTTCATAAACTGATTCGATCTTTTTCATCGCTTTACTAGTCTGTTGCATACTGCTGAGTTGGGCGTTCACTTGCCGGCCAATCAGCCAGTACGTCCCGCCAACCCCAATGCCTAGTGCCACCACGATTGAAATAATATACGTCCATAATCCAACCCGGCGCTTGGGCCGCTGTTCCTTTTTCAAGTGTGGATTGGTTTGTTTGGGTTCCTCTGACATACCGAACGTCCTCTTTCCTACAAATTAATTTAAGCTTCACTCGCCAAATAGGCCTGCCACGCGTCATCAAAAACCGTCATCGTTGGAAGATAGCTAGCATTCAACTCTAAATATTGTGAAAGCTCATGAAAATCCTTACTTTGTTTTGGAAATGATTGATCCAAAAACGCGTTATTCGCAAATTCGGCGATGGCATCAGTACTGTCTGGGTTCCGCTGCGTCATCAAAAATGTGTAAAATGTTTTGTGCATGAATTCACCCCTTTAGTCACTCGTCTTTGGAATGTGCATTTCAAACTTAAATTGATCGTTTTTCAAGTCAAGCTTGTCAACGCTATAGCGAACATCGTGTTTGCCGACCAGTTTATTCAAGTACAAGTCGATTGTCTTCTTCTTAGCGTTCAACTTGACCCACTTAGGTGTCTTATAATTATTATTAATATAATTAATTACAAAACTGATTGGTAAGGACATCGTTCCCACTGATAAATTAGTCGCCTTGAGCGAAATATTACCGTTATCGATAACACTTGGCTGCATTGTGATCACAAAGGACACATCCTGACCAAGCACCTTCGTCGTTCCTAGCAAATAAGCTCCGGTCGAACGGACGACGAACCGGTACTTCATATCCTGACCCTTTTGCAAGTCATTCAAATAATAACTAGCGAGCGCGTTCAGTTGTTGCCGATTCATTGTAATTGGAACACTAGCGGCATCCGTATTACTGGCAGCCGTTAGACTCGTACTTTCACTTGGCGAGCGTAAGACCTGCGTCCCCATATAGGCACCCGTTCCCACGATCAACGCAATTAAAGCCACGGCGACCCATTTCCAAATATTGACTGGTCCGCCCGTCTTCGGCTGTTTAGGTGTTGGTGCTTGCTTAGTTCGTTGTGCTTCCCGCATCTCATTTCCTCCTTACTTCTTAATCAACCAAGCATCATGAGCCATCATGGCCTGATACAACTTGGTCGTAAACACACGGTAACCCCGTTTATTGGGATGGAAATTATCGGCCGTCGAGATTAAATCATTCGTCTTATTTTCAGTCTTCAAAGCCCCCGTGATTGCCTTAGAACTTGTCAGACTCGTTAAAGTCGTTGCACTAGCCGCTTGCTTCAACTTGCGAATCTGTGCCGCCGTCTGGTACTGGCCGTGTGACATGGTCCAATTGATATCCATAAAGTACGTGTGCTTATATTGACTAACCGTCGTCTGCGTCTGATCATTCCACTGGCTAATGTAATGCGTGATCGACGTCACATTTGGAAAGTTCACATAAATTGGATTATAGATGCTAAAGACAAACACCGACGCGGAACTGTTCAAACTTTGTAATTTATTAAATAATTTAGTCAATTTATTGGCATATAACGTCTGTGCTTTGGCGACCGTGGCGTTGTTTTTCGCCGTATTGTTAGAAGTTAGTGACCCTTCCAGCGTTTGCAGCAGATCATTACCACCCACCGTCACGGTAATCACATCCGCCTTGGCAATTTTTTGTTGTAACGCTGTCGACTTATTAATACGTGCTAAAATCTGGTCACTCCGATCACCGGACTTACCGGCATTCGTGGTGGTTACCTTGAGCTTTTGCTTCGTCGCCAACGTCTTTTTGATTTGACCGACATAGCCACCCTCGGCCTCATCGCCGACCCCTTCTGTTAAGGAGTCACCCACAGCTACTAAATTAATTTTAGCTTTATGCTGTGTCTTGCTAGAACTTGCCTTTTTAGTCGTGGTTGGTTTAGTCGTTGCCGACTCATTTTGCGGATGTAGCAAGTAGTTGACCCCGAAAAACACCGCGGCCGCTAATACCGCAACCACTAAAATGACCTTGATTGTTTCTTTAACTTTGGACATTGGCCTCCAACCTTTCTAGCCCTTTAGTTGTCATTCCCGACCACTAACAACTCGTCGCTGAACAATAAAATGGTCACCATCCCCAACCGGGACGATCACCATTCGCCGTTAGTGCTCGTAGACAAGTTGTCTGTGGGCCCTTCGTTCACTTTACGCTAGCGCCTGCGTATGGTATTCCACGGCAAACGCCCCTGGGCCACCATGCGTTGCAATAATTGGCACCGTTGGTTGAACGCTAACTTTCAAACTTGGGAGTGCCGCTTGTAGACGCGCCCGATATTCTTCCACGCGCTCCGTGGCACCAACGTGTGAGATTGCAACTTCCGCCACGTTCGGCGTGGCAATAATATCTTCAAGAACCTTATCGAAGAACTTATTGATGGCTTTAACGCCACGGCCCTTCATCTTCACATCTAAAGCGCCATCATCAACTTCCAAGGCAATCTTAACGTTTAATAACGTACTGATAGCCCCGGTTAACCGACTAACACGACCACCAGCAACGAGGTTATTCAAGGTCATGACGCCCATGAATAACTTCGTATGGGCCTGAGTCGCATGGATCTGGTCAATCACAGTTTGCTTATCAGCGCCACTTTGAGCTAATTTAGCAGCGTTCAAGACCTGAAAAGCCATCGCCCGGTCGGTTGTCCGCGCATCAATAACGGTAACATCGGTCTTCGTAATCGAAGCCGCTTGTTCCGCCGTATGCACCGTCCCAGAAATCGCTTCGAGCATGTTGATACAAATCACACTCGCACCATCCGCACCTAACTTATCAAACGTCTCAATGAACGTCCCTAGCGCTGGTTGGCTCGTCTTTGGTAAAGATTTAGCCGTTGCCATCTTGTCAATAAACTCTTCACGCGTAATCGTCTCATCTTCCACGTAAATGGTGCCATCGATCATGACAGTCAACGGAATCACGGTAATATCGTATTTTTTTACCTCGGCATCCGTTAAATTTGCCGAAGAATCGGTCACAATCTTGATTTTCGTCATACTTTGCCACGCTTTCTTATGCTTGTAACGTTTAAACAATCGTTACAATAAATTAATGCTTTCAGTATAGCAGAAATCTGCCTGAGTTTCACGGTTGCCACTGAATTAACGGCGACGGAAATCATCAAATTCGTACGGATACTGATTTTTCTCATCAACCGTCCCGATTTGTTGGTGCACGAGTTGCCACTGCGTGTAATCCACGGCCGGCATCCAGGTATCCCCTTCAAAGCTTGCATTGATGCGAGTCCGATATAAATAATCGGCCACCGGTAAGACAGCCTCAAAGACCACGGCCCCACCAATGAAAAAAATTGGTTCATTCGGATGTACTGCGGCTAGTGTTTGAATCTCAGCAACATTGCTTAACCGGTGCACATCTGACGGTAACACTAAGTCCGACTGCTGCGAAAGCACCCAGTTCGTTCGCCGTGGGAGCGGCCGCTTAAAGCCCATAAAAGTCTTACGGCCCATCACGACATGATGACCAGTCGTTAACGTCTTAAACCGCCGCATATCGGCTGGCAAGTGCCAAGGCAGCTGGCCCTGTTTGCCAATCAAGCCATTCTGATCTTCCGCCCATATCAAAGCTATCATCACAGCCCTCCTAAATCGCAACCGGCGCCTTGA from Lactiplantibacillus paraplantarum includes the following:
- a CDS encoding aldo/keto reductase translates to MEYRQFGHTGLQVSPLCLGTMGFGTPGNSMFPWAIGEPESTQIVKKALDLGLNFFDTANIYSHGDSERLLGSALNQLADRDQIIVATKVFFTEKNAPNLAGLSRKAIFTQLDKSLTRLNMDYVDLYIIHRWDYHTPIEETMAALHQVVQSGKARYIGASAMYAWQFEKAQAIAKANGWTEFVSMQNHLNLLYREEEREMLPLCADQNIAVTPYSPLASGRLAHQPNQTTQRSQTDTVQVSKYGATESEDQAIIDAVGQVARKHGVNRSQIALAWLLQKPEVTAPIIGATKVAHLTSAIDALKVKLDASDIQALEAPYLPHPVVGAYAPGTTDYQR
- a CDS encoding S41 family peptidase — translated: MSEEPKQTNPHLKKEQRPKRRVGLWTYIISIVVALGIGVGGTYWLIGRQVNAQLSSMQQTSKAMKKIESVYETINENYYKPVNANKLANGAINGMVNSLGDKFSEYMDKSETESLNDTIDSSFSGIGAQVQKSGNYVQIISPIAGTPAKKAGLKPKDIIKTVNGKSVAGKTLTQTVNMMRGKVGTTVKLTIERSGQTFSVSLKRAKIPVTTVDYKLVGGDKKIGYITVSTFSTNTAKEFKTALKALDKKGAKKLVIDMRGNPGGLMTAALKMASIFLKNGKTIMQVQARDGSTEKYTASKKYDGGFKETKTTTVLIDGGSASAAEIFSAALHQSAGVKLVGSQSYGKGTVQTVTTFNDKTEMKITVAKWLTPNGTWINKKGLTPDVKADEPSYASLTVISKVSDLQADKVNSNVKTFQKYLQALGYFKGTVNGYFGDSTTSAVKQYQKHAKLTVNGKVDKQTLAKIETELANKISDNDRAYDAAMKLIEKTN
- a CDS encoding YozE family protein, with the translated sequence MHKTFYTFLMTQRNPDSTDAIAEFANNAFLDQSFPKQSKDFHELSQYLELNASYLPTMTVFDDAWQAYLASEA
- a CDS encoding YpmS family protein, which produces MREAQRTKQAPTPKQPKTGGPVNIWKWVAVALIALIVGTGAYMGTQVLRSPSESTSLTAASNTDAASVPITMNRQQLNALASYYLNDLQKGQDMKYRFVVRSTGAYLLGTTKVLGQDVSFVITMQPSVIDNGNISLKATNLSVGTMSLPISFVINYINNNYKTPKWVKLNAKKKTIDLYLNKLVGKHDVRYSVDKLDLKNDQFKFEMHIPKTSD
- a CDS encoding SGNH/GDSL hydrolase family protein — its product is MSKVKETIKVILVVAVLAAAVFFGVNYLLHPQNESATTKPTTTKKASSSKTQHKAKINLVAVGDSLTEGVGDEAEGGYVGQIKKTLATKQKLKVTTTNAGKSGDRSDQILARINKSTALQQKIAKADVITVTVGGNDLLQTLEGSLTSNNTAKNNATVAKAQTLYANKLTKLFNKLQSLNSSASVFVFSIYNPIYVNFPNVTSITHYISQWNDQTQTTVSQYKHTYFMDINWTMSHGQYQTAAQIRKLKQAASATTLTSLTSSKAITGALKTENKTNDLISTADNFHPNKRGYRVFTTKLYQAMMAHDAWLIKK
- a CDS encoding DegV family protein, whose product is MTKIKIVTDSSANLTDAEVKKYDITVIPLTVMIDGTIYVEDETITREEFIDKMATAKSLPKTSQPALGTFIETFDKLGADGASVICINMLEAISGTVHTAEQAASITKTDVTVIDARTTDRAMAFQVLNAAKLAQSGADKQTVIDQIHATQAHTKLFMGVMTLNNLVAGGRVSRLTGAISTLLNVKIALEVDDGALDVKMKGRGVKAINKFFDKVLEDIIATPNVAEVAISHVGATERVEEYRARLQAALPSLKVSVQPTVPIIATHGGPGAFAVEYHTQALA
- a CDS encoding dihydrofolate reductase — its product is MIALIWAEDQNGLIGKQGQLPWHLPADMRRFKTLTTGHHVVMGRKTFMGFKRPLPRRTNWVLSQQSDLVLPSDVHRLSNVAEIQTLAAVHPNEPIFFIGGAVVFEAVLPVADYLYRTRINASFEGDTWMPAVDYTQWQLVHQQIGTVDEKNQYPYEFDDFRRR